One Tunturibacter gelidoferens genomic region harbors:
- a CDS encoding pentapeptide repeat-containing protein → MYLHRAIFEGADLKYSTFIEADLQGAYLMGADASHANFTDASLINGIPQRSKPWRVCF, encoded by the coding sequence ATGTACTTGCACCGAGCGATATTTGAGGGAGCTGACCTCAAATATTCAACTTTTATTGAGGCGGACCTTCAAGGCGCTTACCTGATGGGTGCGGACGCTTCCCACGCAAATTTCACTGATGCCTCGCTTATAAACGGGATCCCTCAACGGAGCAAACCTTGGCGGGTGTGTTTTTGA
- a CDS encoding PadR family transcriptional regulator, which produces MAKRAQQRVGLLQGTLDMLILRTLLHGPAHGHQIGKHIQRTTNEFLQMQHGSLYPALHRLEERGWVVSKWETAPDRNREFKYYRLTDKGRKQLLVEESQWKQMAEAVARVMWPVPEEA; this is translated from the coding sequence ATGGCGAAGCGAGCACAGCAACGGGTCGGGCTGCTCCAGGGAACGCTTGACATGCTTATCCTGAGGACCCTTCTCCATGGGCCTGCTCACGGTCACCAGATCGGAAAGCATATTCAGAGGACCACGAATGAATTCCTGCAGATGCAGCATGGCTCGCTCTATCCCGCGCTCCATCGCCTGGAAGAACGAGGATGGGTCGTCTCCAAATGGGAGACTGCGCCGGACCGAAATCGGGAGTTCAAATACTACCGGTTGACTGACAAAGGCAGGAAGCAGTTGCTGGTCGAAGAGTCGCAGTGGAAGCAGATGGCCGAAGCCGTCGCGCGCGTGATGTGGCCGGTACCCGAGGAGGCCTGA
- a CDS encoding ABC transporter permease, with protein sequence MRWWQIKKRDADLERELRSDLELEEEEQREGGVSGEEARYAALRAFGNPTLIRDQTHAVWSWSWIESLARDLRFSLRTLRRTPGFTIIAILVMALGIGANVALFTVVRGVLLKPLPFHDPDRLVMLYEAGALGDDTTDTNVVSGGMYAEWKKENRSYSSLALAQDIRVGLSGSNGQLPEKLKSALFSWDMLRTLGVQPALGRDFTQADDSPTANGTVLLSWGLWKRRFGGDPAILNQTIELDAAPYTVIGVMPAWFDFPDPSTQLWTPVYHDKPEATMTSLNNHMFRVVGRLKPGVSAAQGVADLSLISQRTHNAHLDDPFVFRGASSRPLLEHLVGEIKKPLYVLLEATCCLLLIACLNVANLLVARAAARRKELAIRTALGGGWLRLMSERMMECLMLSAAGGVLGLLLAFATLHWLSQARHDMSRVDSIHIDGVVAAFTVGVIMLCALFSGLIAAFSNSDRHILGALHEASRSVGGGNARATLRKVLLMLEVGLTVILLVGAGLLLKSYERLRSADMGCITQGVITMHLGLPDARYATPAQRANFYDTLLERVRALPGVDAAGFATLVPGQGYEVDSTFNIVEHPPLPQGRGLYALSRSADPKYFGAMGIPILRGRTFDGKRLATANEVIISQSFASQYFPGEDSLGKHLHVHGQNAVIVGIVGDTRYAIGETPRPVQYFSLDAGVENVGTLVIRSSHDPEQFALPVQRIVSEMDRDLPVSDVLTMNQLLGKSTQDQSFNTTLLVAFGSLSLVLAAVGLFGVMSYIGAQRTTEIGIRIALGAQREQVMRKMLLDGMRPAVFGLVVGLTASLAAGRLMRDLLYQIKPLDPAVFAAVAATLLAVAVFACIVPAWRASRLDPMKALRAE encoded by the coding sequence ATGAGATGGTGGCAGATCAAGAAGAGAGATGCCGACCTGGAGCGGGAGTTGCGCTCCGATCTTGAGTTGGAAGAAGAGGAGCAGCGGGAGGGTGGCGTTTCAGGAGAAGAGGCTCGCTACGCAGCCCTGCGCGCCTTTGGCAATCCGACTCTTATTCGTGACCAGACACACGCGGTGTGGTCCTGGAGTTGGATTGAATCCCTCGCCCGCGATCTGCGCTTTAGTCTGCGCACGCTTCGCCGCACGCCCGGCTTTACGATCATCGCCATTCTCGTGATGGCGTTGGGCATTGGCGCCAACGTCGCGCTGTTCACGGTGGTGCGTGGCGTATTGCTCAAGCCCTTGCCGTTCCATGATCCGGATCGCCTTGTGATGCTCTACGAGGCGGGCGCTCTTGGGGACGACACGACCGATACCAACGTGGTCTCTGGCGGCATGTACGCCGAGTGGAAGAAGGAGAACCGCAGCTACAGCAGTCTCGCGCTCGCGCAGGATATTCGGGTTGGGCTCTCGGGTTCGAATGGGCAATTGCCAGAGAAGCTGAAGAGTGCGTTGTTTTCATGGGACATGCTCCGCACACTGGGCGTGCAGCCCGCGCTGGGCCGCGATTTTACGCAGGCCGATGACAGTCCCACAGCCAACGGCACAGTGTTGCTCAGCTGGGGTCTGTGGAAGCGACGCTTCGGCGGTGACCCTGCAATTCTGAACCAGACGATCGAGTTGGATGCTGCGCCGTACACCGTTATCGGCGTTATGCCGGCGTGGTTCGATTTTCCTGACCCGTCTACGCAGCTATGGACACCGGTTTACCACGACAAGCCCGAAGCCACGATGACCTCGTTGAACAATCACATGTTTCGCGTTGTGGGGCGGCTGAAGCCGGGAGTCAGCGCGGCGCAAGGCGTGGCCGATCTGAGTCTCATCTCCCAGCGCACCCACAATGCGCACCTCGACGACCCATTCGTATTCAGAGGCGCGAGCAGCCGGCCGTTGCTGGAGCACCTGGTAGGCGAAATCAAGAAGCCGCTCTACGTGCTGCTGGAGGCGACCTGCTGCCTGCTGCTGATTGCCTGCCTCAATGTGGCCAACCTGCTGGTGGCGCGTGCGGCGGCGCGGCGCAAAGAGTTGGCTATTCGCACCGCTCTGGGCGGAGGCTGGCTGCGTCTGATGAGCGAGCGGATGATGGAGTGCCTGATGCTTTCGGCAGCCGGCGGTGTTCTGGGACTTTTGCTCGCCTTCGCCACGCTTCATTGGCTGTCGCAGGCTCGCCACGACATGAGCCGTGTCGACTCGATCCACATCGACGGCGTGGTGGCGGCGTTTACGGTCGGCGTTATCATGCTGTGCGCGCTGTTTTCCGGACTCATTGCTGCGTTCAGTAACAGCGACAGGCACATTCTCGGCGCGCTGCATGAGGCGTCGCGTTCGGTAGGTGGGGGCAATGCGCGGGCCACGTTGCGCAAGGTGCTGCTCATGCTCGAAGTCGGACTGACTGTGATCTTGCTCGTTGGCGCGGGGCTGCTGCTCAAAAGCTATGAACGATTGCGCTCCGCCGACATGGGCTGCATTACGCAAGGTGTGATCACCATGCATCTTGGCCTCCCTGATGCCCGCTATGCGACGCCAGCCCAGCGAGCCAACTTCTACGACACGCTGCTCGAACGTGTGCGCGCTTTGCCGGGAGTGGACGCGGCAGGCTTTGCAACACTTGTGCCCGGGCAGGGCTATGAGGTGGATTCAACTTTCAACATTGTGGAGCATCCCCCTTTGCCCCAAGGCAGAGGTCTGTATGCTTTAAGCCGCTCGGCCGATCCGAAGTACTTCGGCGCGATGGGCATTCCGATTTTGCGCGGACGCACATTTGACGGGAAGCGATTGGCTACAGCCAACGAAGTGATTATCAGCCAATCTTTCGCCAGCCAGTACTTTCCGGGTGAAGATTCGCTGGGCAAGCATCTGCACGTACACGGGCAGAATGCCGTTATTGTGGGGATTGTCGGGGATACCCGCTACGCAATCGGCGAGACGCCGAGGCCGGTGCAGTACTTTTCGCTGGATGCCGGCGTTGAGAACGTTGGGACGCTTGTGATTCGCTCGAGTCATGACCCGGAGCAGTTCGCTCTCCCGGTACAGCGAATCGTCTCGGAGATGGACCGCGATCTGCCTGTCTCCGATGTGCTCACCATGAACCAGTTGCTGGGGAAATCGACCCAGGACCAGAGCTTCAACACGACGCTGCTCGTCGCTTTTGGCTCGCTGTCGCTGGTTCTTGCGGCGGTTGGATTGTTTGGCGTGATGTCGTACATCGGAGCGCAGCGGACGACCGAGATCGGCATCCGCATCGCACTGGGAGCACAACGTGAACAGGTAATGCGGAAGATGTTGCTGGATGGAATGCGGCCCGCGGTCTTCGGTCTTGTCGTGGGACTCACAGCAAGCCTGGCAGCCGGCCGGTTGATGCGCGACTTGCTTTATCAGATCAAGCCGCTCGATCCGGCGGTTTTTGCCGCGGTTGCCGCAACACTGCTTGCAGTGGCCGTTTTTGCATGTATCGTTCCCGCGTGGCGTGCATCGCGCCTTGATCCAATGAAAGCATTGAGAGCCGAATAG